The Streptomyces sp. NBC_00306 sequence TCCGGGGCGGCGGCGACCGACGCCGCCCTTCCCACGGGGGAGACGGTGGCCGGTGGGCTCCTTGCCCGCCGGCCACCGTCCTGTGACACTTCGGACATGGAGCCGGAGGGGGCGGGCGTGCCGAACAAGAGACGGCGGACACAGGCGGACCGTGACGCGATCACGGTCGAGATCGGCTATGCGCTGTTGAGTGCGGTGCTCGTCGCCGCGGTGGTCTTCGGCGTGATCGCCGGACCCAAGGCCATGTTCACGATGCCGT is a genomic window containing:
- a CDS encoding DUF6332 family protein, translating into MEPEGAGVPNKRRRTQADRDAITVEIGYALLSAVLVAAVVFGVIAGPKAMFTMPYAVEHGLLLAGAAAAAIAFVLRLVTVLWRFSTAPAQPSQPGRTNPDS